A single genomic interval of Camelina sativa cultivar DH55 chromosome 11, Cs, whole genome shotgun sequence harbors:
- the LOC104725366 gene encoding uncharacterized protein LOC104725366 isoform X2, whose amino-acid sequence MVGHVVVSPSLCVQLRMQKVHFSQSSYFSTNPRVKIPQRKTFGVCKITSWEADKHNVHTSLNLGSYCSRGESLCKCTCLVSLADFDGVAGSGWVPIGDQVLLTASIFLTYMAGVIPVKKNSSYSSRENTVEEESPRVGTSESSGSETDCEGDLKSVWDVVKVKLLDSLHAIKHESTLGSRDLKAKPLQGKPPLSLYAISEGPQLYLLWSCFQKLEEETNKISDTINSTEWMVSFTQIVREAYQAACTAWLKKELSVENTDSGNALLIRMLNEKDAIFDKLRKSGKEDLFAEFLYFQRFGSPVKAFCYDFSFFRTHGVAILEDLMITLADGVASIYLELISVDSKFSNELNSGGLGICSLSSRSLQKLRNEVALYQWLHQNMEAVVSMYEDRFDLYVLKTLVINNRDGSDDTESRSWWRKFTLGKTKAASSSPLRYSIISDFSLPVKRTKELKALSGWRYYFSLFLELSDIGMPIIRVVLDKVSSIISFFLVTLIGRSVGLIFTGIRQSLRWK is encoded by the exons ATGGTTGGACATGTTGTTGTGTCTCCATCATTGTGCGTTCAGCTACGGATGCAAAAGGTTCACTTTAGTCAAAGTAGCTATTTCTCCACGAACCCTCGTGTAAAGATTCCCCAAAG GAAGACTTTTGGGGTTTGCAAGATCACATCATGGGAAGCTGACAAGCATAACGTTCATACTTCCTTGAATCTTGGATCGTATTGTTCTCGTGGAGAGTCTCTTTGTAAGTGTACTTGCTTGGTATCACTAGCGGATTTTGATGGTGTTGCTGGTTCAGGTTGGGTTCCTATAGGTGACCAAGTTCTCCTGACCGCCAGTATATTTCTTACTTATATGGCTGGAGTCATTCCTGTTAAAAAAAACTCGAGTTACTCTTCTAGAGAGAACACCGTTGAGGAGGAGAGTCCACGTGTTGGAACTTCAGAATCTTCTGGTAG TGAGACAGATTGTGAGGGTGATTTGAAGTCTGTATGGGATGTGGTGAAAGTAAAGCTTTTAGATTCTTTACACGCCATCAAGCATGAGAGTACACTTGGAAGCAGAGATCTTAAAGCTAAACCACTTCAAGGGAAACCCCCACTGAGTTTGTATGCGATATCTGAGGGGCCTCAGTTGTACTTGCTCTGGTCATGTTTTCAGAAACTTGAAGAAGAG ACAAATAAGATATCCGACACAATCAATTCAACTGAGTGGATGGTCAGTTTTACTCAAATTGTTCGGGAAGCATATCAAGCAGCGTGCACGGCTTGGCTAAAAAAAGAATTGTCTGTGGAAAACACTGATTCTGGCAAT GCTTTGCTGATCAGAATGCTAAATGAAAAGGATGCTATATTTGACAAATTGAGAAAATCAGGCAAGGAGGATCTGTTTGCAGAATTTTTGTATTTCCAAAGATTTGGATCTCCCGTGAAAGCTTTCTGCTACGACTTTAGCTTCTTTCGCACTCACGGAGTTGCCATTTTGGAAGACTTGATGATAACATTGGCGGATGGGGTTGCTAGCATCTATCTAGAGCTCATTTCTGTAGACAGCAAATTTTCAAATGAATTGAATAGTGGAGGATTAGGTATCTGTAGCCTTTCTAGTCGATCACTCCAAAAACTACGTAACGAG GTAGCTCTATACCAGTGGTTGCATCAGAATATGGAAGCAGTTGTATCGATGTATGAGGATCGATTTGACCTCTACGTTCTTAAAACTCTGGTTATCAACAACCGTGATGGTAGTGATGATACAGAAAGCCGTAGTTGGTGGAGAAAGTTCACACTAGGAAAAACTAAAGCTGCCTCATCATCACCCTTGCGATACTCCATAATCAGCGATTTTTCATTGCCTGTTAAACGAACCAAGGAGCTTAAAGCTCTATCGGGATG GAGGTACTACTTCAGTCTGTTTCTGGAGTTATCAGACATAGGAATGCCAATTATCAGAGTGGTGTTGGATAAAGTGAGTAGCATCATATCCTTCTTTCTCGTCACCTTGATCGGTAGATCAGTCGGACTCATCTTCACCGGCATTAGACAGTCTCTCCGTTGGAAGTGA
- the LOC104725365 gene encoding cyclin-dependent kinase inhibitor 3-like translates to MGKYMKKSKTTGKIGVMEVTEPTSMGVRTRAAKTLALKRLNSSASDSALPDDSSCYLQLRSRRLEKPSSLIEPRQQPPRPRVHKSGIKEPRVDSVNSVPVAQSCNGDEFFDNSVSAQVSCGENSLDFESRHSTRESTPCNFVGDHEIMVTPGSSTRSMRTPTKEYTRDRDSTIPTTSELEEFFAFAEQQQQRLFIEKYNFDIVNDVPLSGRYEWVQVIP, encoded by the exons ATGGGGAAATACatgaaaaaatccaaaactaccGGCAAAATTGGCGTCATGGAGGTCACCGAGCCTACATCTATGGGTGTTCGCACCAGGGCCGCCAAAACCCTAGCTTTGAAGCGGCTCAACTCCTCCGCCTCCGATTCAGCTCTACCCGACGACTCTTCTTGTTACCTTCAGCTCCGTAGCCGCCGTCTCGAGAAACCCTCTTCGCTGATTGAACCGAGACAACAGCCTCCGAGACCGAGAGTTCATAAATCGGGAATCAAAGAGCCTCGCGTTGACTCGGTTAACTCGGTTCCTGTAGCTCAGAGCTGTAATGGAGAtgaattttttgataattccgTGAGTGCCCAAGTCTCTTGTGGAGAGAACAGCCTCGATTTTGAATCTAGACACAG CACAAGGGAGAGCACGCCTTGTAACTTTGTTGGGGATCATGAGATCATGGTTACACCAGGGTCTAGCACAAGGTCGATGCGCACACCAACCAAAGAGTACACAAGGGACCGGGATAGCACGATACCAACCACTAGTGAACTGGAGGAGTTCTTTGCCTTTGCAGAGCAGCAGCAACAGAGGCTATTCATTGAGAA GTACAACTTCGACATTGTGAATGATGTCCCCCTCAGCGGACGCTACGAATGGGTACAAGTCATTCCATGA
- the LOC104725367 gene encoding pantoate--beta-alanine ligase: MEPEVIRDKEAMRRWSRAMRSQGKTIGLVPTMGYLHEGHLSLVRQSLTLADVTVVSIYVNPGQFSPTEDLSTYPSDFSGDLVKLAAISGGKVVVFNPGNLYDYGGGERKKVNNGGGGGGGGRVVSCVEEGGGLGHETWIRVERLEKGLCGKSRPVFFRGVATIVTKLFNIVEPDVAVFGKKDYQQWRIIQRMVRDLDFGIEIVGSDIAREKDGLAMSSRNVRLSDEERQRALSISRSLAMAKASVAKGQTSCVELKDMIIQQLVGSNGRVDYVEIVDQETLEGVEEIKSGVVVCVAAWFGTVRLIDNIEIDISL, encoded by the exons ATGGAACCAGAAGTAATCAGAGACAAAGAAGCAATGAGAAGATGGTCACGAGCCATGAGATCACAAGGCAAGACCATTGGTTTAGTACCCACAATGGGTTACCTCCACGAAGGTCACTTATCTCTCGTTCGCCAATCCCTAACCCTCGCCGACGTCACCGTCGTCTCAATCTACGTCAACCCAGGCCAATTCTCACCTACGGAAGATCTCTCCACATACCCATCTGATTTCTCCGGCGATCTCGTTAAACTCGCTGCTATTTCCGGTGGTAAAGTCGTCGTCTTTAACCCGGGTAACCTCTATGACTACGGCGGCGGTGAGAGGAAGAAGGTAAacaacggtggtggtggtggtggtggtgggaggGTTGTGAGTTGTGTTGAGGAAGGTGGTGGGTTAGGTCATGAGACTTGGATTAGGGTTGAGAGATTAGAGAAAGGTTTGTGTGGGAAGAGTAGGCCTGTGTTCTTTAGAGGTGTTGCTACAATTGTAACCAAGCTTTTTAATATCGTTGAGCCTGATGTTGCTGTGTTTGGTAAGAAGGATTATCAACAATGGCGGATTATACAGAGAATG GTTCGAGATCTTGATTTTGGGATAGAGATTGTAGGATCAGATATAGCTAGAGAAAAAGATGGGCTTGCTATGAGTTCTAGAAATGTGCGTCTTTCAGATGAAGAACGGCAAAGG GCTTTGTCTATAAGTAGGTCACTGGCCATGGCTAAAGCTTCTGTAGCAAAAGGGCAAACCAGTTGTGTAGAGCTTAAGGATATGATTATTCAACAACTTGTTGGATCTAATGGACGGGTCGATTATGTCGAG ATTGTTGACCAAGAAACTCTTGAAGGAGTTGAAGAGATAAAGAGTGGAGTAGTGGTTTGTGTTGCTGCTTGGTTTGGAACGGTCAGGCTTATAGACAACATTGAGATCGATATCTCTCTCTAG
- the LOC104725368 gene encoding protein SULFUR DEFICIENCY-INDUCED 1-like translates to MERSLKKTKSNNNNSIKSNTMKDDEMFHVIHKVPSGDTPYVKAKHAQLIEKNPEMAIVWFWKAINTGDRVDSALKDMAVVMKQLDRSEEAIEAIKSFRPRCSKNSQDSLDNVLIDLYKKCGRMEEQVELLKRKLRQIYQGEAFNGKPTKTARSHGKKFQVTVQQEISRLLGNLGWAYMQQAKYLSAEAVYRKAKMVDPDANKSCNLAMCLIKQGRFDEGRSVLDEVLESRVLGADDCRTRQRADELLSELEASLPRRRDAEMEDVLGNILDDDFVLGLEQMTSTSFKSKRLPIFEQISSFRNQLVC, encoded by the exons atggagagaagcttgaagaagacgaagagcaATAATAACAACTCAATAAAGAGTAATACGATGAAAGATGATGAAATGTTTCATGTGATTCATAAAGTTCCTAGTGGCGATACTCCCTATGTCAAAGCCAAACATGCTCAG TTGATAGAGAAGAACCCGGAGATGGCCATAGTGTGGTTTTGGAAAGCCATTAACACAGGAGACAGAGTAGACAGTGCTCTCAAGGACATGGCTGTAGTAATGAAACAACTTGACCGTTCTGAAGAAGCCATCGAAGCCATCAAATCTTTCCGTCCTCGTTGTTCCAAAAACTCCCAAGATTCCCTCGACAACGTCCTCATCGACTTATACAAG AAATGTGGAAGAATGGAGGAGCAAGTTGAGTTATTGAAGAGGAAACTGAGGCAGATCTATCAAGGGGAGGCTTTTAATGGTAAACCCACCAAGACCGCTCGCTCTCACGGCAAAAAGTTTCAAGTGACCGTTCAACAAGAAATCTCAAGATTACTg GGGAACTTGGGGTGGGCATATATGCAACAAGCTAAGTACTTGTCAGCAGAAGCGGTATACAGAAAAGCTAAGATGGTGGACCCAGACGCTAACAAATCGTGCAACCTAGCGATGTGCCTTATCAAACAAGGCAGGTTTGACGAGGGAAGATCGGTTCTTGACGAGGTTCTCGAGTCTAGGGTTTTGGGTGCAGATGATTGTAGGACAAGGCAACGAGCCGATGAGCTTTTGAGTGAACTAGAGGCTTCACTACCACGTAGGCGAGATGCTGAGATGGAGGATGTCTTGGGAAATATCTTAGACGATGACTTTGTTCTTGGGCTTGAACAGATGACATCCACTAGTTTCAAATCTAAGAGACTCCCAATCTTCGAACAGATTTCGTCTTTTAGAAATCAATTAGTTTGCTag
- the LOC104725364 gene encoding cytochrome B5, producing the protein MGGDGKVFTLSEVSEHSSSKDCWIVIDGKVYDVTKFLDDHPGGDEVILTSTGKDATDDFEDVGHSSTAKAMLDEYYVGDIDTATVPVKAKFVAPTSKNAEATQDKSSDFFIKLLQFLVPLLILGLAFGIRYYTKTKTPSS; encoded by the exons ATGGGCGGGGACGGCAAAGTTTTCACCTTGTCGGAGGTTTCTGAGCACAGTAGCTCCAAAGACTGTTGGATCGTCATCGACGGCAAG GTTTATGATGTGACAAAGTTCTTGGATGATCATCCTGGTGGTGATGAGGTTATCTTGACTTCTACAG GGAAAGACGCAACCGATGATTTTGAGGATGTCGGACACAGTTCTACTGCAAAAGCTATGCTAGATGAGTACTATGTGGGTGATATTGACACAGCTACTGTCCCTGTTAAAGCTAAGTTTGTTGCTCCTACTTCCAAGAATGCTGAGGCTACTCAGGATAAGAGCTCCGATTTTTTCATTAAGCTCCTTCAGTTCCTTGTTCCTCTTCTTATCTTAGGCTTGGCTTTTGGCATTCGGTATTACACCAAGACCAAGACTCCTTCTTCTTGA
- the LOC104728708 gene encoding uncharacterized protein LOC104728708, producing MNDLSLIDIGFKGSKFTWRRGREERTYVAKRLDRVLCCANTHLKWQEATVTHLPFFSSDHAPLYLQLSPVVKGDPQRRPFCFEVAWMQHESFKDLLVTSWDNGVFTLVALRTLQRKLKRWNADVFGDVQRKKELLLAELKGVEDQLELQQSNAFLVREMEL from the coding sequence ATGAATGATCTCTCCTTAATCGATATAGGTTTCAAGGGAAGTAAATTTACTTGGAGAAGGGGACGAGAGGAGAGGACATATGTGGCTAAACGGCTTGATCGGGTGTTATGTTGTGCGAATACGCATTTAAAGTGGCAAGAGGCAACAGTTACGCATCTACCTTTCTTCTCATCGGATCATGCTCCGCTTTACCTCCAGTTGAGTCCGGTGGTGAAGGGGGACCCACAAAGGCGACCTTTTTGCTTTGAAGTGGCTTGGATGCAGCATGAGAGCTTTAAGGACCTTTTGGTTACTTCTTGGGACAATGGGGTTTTCACTCTAGTGGCTTTGAGAACTTTGCAGAGGAAGTTGAAGCGGTGGAACGCAGATGTGTTTGGAGACGTTCAGCGTAAGAAGGAGTTACTTCTAGCAGAATTGAAAGGGGTGGAGGACCAGCTTGAGCTGCAGCAGTCGAATGCTTTCTTGGTTAGGGAAATGGAGCTATAA
- the LOC104725366 gene encoding uncharacterized protein LOC104725366 isoform X1 — MVGHVVVSPSLCVQLRMQKVHFSQSSYFSTNPRVKIPQSRKTFGVCKITSWEADKHNVHTSLNLGSYCSRGESLCKCTCLVSLADFDGVAGSGWVPIGDQVLLTASIFLTYMAGVIPVKKNSSYSSRENTVEEESPRVGTSESSGSETDCEGDLKSVWDVVKVKLLDSLHAIKHESTLGSRDLKAKPLQGKPPLSLYAISEGPQLYLLWSCFQKLEEETNKISDTINSTEWMVSFTQIVREAYQAACTAWLKKELSVENTDSGNALLIRMLNEKDAIFDKLRKSGKEDLFAEFLYFQRFGSPVKAFCYDFSFFRTHGVAILEDLMITLADGVASIYLELISVDSKFSNELNSGGLGICSLSSRSLQKLRNEVALYQWLHQNMEAVVSMYEDRFDLYVLKTLVINNRDGSDDTESRSWWRKFTLGKTKAASSSPLRYSIISDFSLPVKRTKELKALSGWRYYFSLFLELSDIGMPIIRVVLDKVSSIISFFLVTLIGRSVGLIFTGIRQSLRWK; from the exons ATGGTTGGACATGTTGTTGTGTCTCCATCATTGTGCGTTCAGCTACGGATGCAAAAGGTTCACTTTAGTCAAAGTAGCTATTTCTCCACGAACCCTCGTGTAAAGATTCCCCAAAG TAGGAAGACTTTTGGGGTTTGCAAGATCACATCATGGGAAGCTGACAAGCATAACGTTCATACTTCCTTGAATCTTGGATCGTATTGTTCTCGTGGAGAGTCTCTTTGTAAGTGTACTTGCTTGGTATCACTAGCGGATTTTGATGGTGTTGCTGGTTCAGGTTGGGTTCCTATAGGTGACCAAGTTCTCCTGACCGCCAGTATATTTCTTACTTATATGGCTGGAGTCATTCCTGTTAAAAAAAACTCGAGTTACTCTTCTAGAGAGAACACCGTTGAGGAGGAGAGTCCACGTGTTGGAACTTCAGAATCTTCTGGTAG TGAGACAGATTGTGAGGGTGATTTGAAGTCTGTATGGGATGTGGTGAAAGTAAAGCTTTTAGATTCTTTACACGCCATCAAGCATGAGAGTACACTTGGAAGCAGAGATCTTAAAGCTAAACCACTTCAAGGGAAACCCCCACTGAGTTTGTATGCGATATCTGAGGGGCCTCAGTTGTACTTGCTCTGGTCATGTTTTCAGAAACTTGAAGAAGAG ACAAATAAGATATCCGACACAATCAATTCAACTGAGTGGATGGTCAGTTTTACTCAAATTGTTCGGGAAGCATATCAAGCAGCGTGCACGGCTTGGCTAAAAAAAGAATTGTCTGTGGAAAACACTGATTCTGGCAAT GCTTTGCTGATCAGAATGCTAAATGAAAAGGATGCTATATTTGACAAATTGAGAAAATCAGGCAAGGAGGATCTGTTTGCAGAATTTTTGTATTTCCAAAGATTTGGATCTCCCGTGAAAGCTTTCTGCTACGACTTTAGCTTCTTTCGCACTCACGGAGTTGCCATTTTGGAAGACTTGATGATAACATTGGCGGATGGGGTTGCTAGCATCTATCTAGAGCTCATTTCTGTAGACAGCAAATTTTCAAATGAATTGAATAGTGGAGGATTAGGTATCTGTAGCCTTTCTAGTCGATCACTCCAAAAACTACGTAACGAG GTAGCTCTATACCAGTGGTTGCATCAGAATATGGAAGCAGTTGTATCGATGTATGAGGATCGATTTGACCTCTACGTTCTTAAAACTCTGGTTATCAACAACCGTGATGGTAGTGATGATACAGAAAGCCGTAGTTGGTGGAGAAAGTTCACACTAGGAAAAACTAAAGCTGCCTCATCATCACCCTTGCGATACTCCATAATCAGCGATTTTTCATTGCCTGTTAAACGAACCAAGGAGCTTAAAGCTCTATCGGGATG GAGGTACTACTTCAGTCTGTTTCTGGAGTTATCAGACATAGGAATGCCAATTATCAGAGTGGTGTTGGATAAAGTGAGTAGCATCATATCCTTCTTTCTCGTCACCTTGATCGGTAGATCAGTCGGACTCATCTTCACCGGCATTAGACAGTCTCTCCGTTGGAAGTGA